A stretch of the Candidatus Zixiibacteriota bacterium genome encodes the following:
- a CDS encoding protein kinase yields MLQPGQEFAHFRIMRELGAGGMGAVYLAEDLKLHREVALKIILAEYFNDAERLGRFQREAKMAARIAHPNVMGIYDIGSAPDPDTGRDLEYIVMERVKGIPLGEYFQSAKPDMGGVIRVASRIAAGLAAAHKLNIAHRDIKASNILVDDEGNPKILDFGLAKPVDPVQFDEGDRTDTVSQELTRAGKIVGTVSYMSPEQARGDAVDIRTDIFSFGVLLYRMATGEFPFAGQSQVTTLAKILESKHEPPRLKNQQIPTELERIIDKCLQKDPNDRYPSAADLTVDLRNLRRQFDSGVTESISGEYRVERTVRVGGKRLAAIAAGLVVVGIVAVIVWRSGGERPGGAGPGGISPSVTTPGGNAVAVFDFENKTGDTSLNWLQTGLPEILMTDLAQTGSITVISRERVLDHLRTGSDLPDADEISDDVRAEIEQARDEIREAVKSGSLDGVPAVKDALELARVSVAGLMRPHTYAEMAQAAGALGASTVLSGSFFKLGERIRIDARLEDIGSGKIVLAEKVMGNDPFALVDSLTGKIVASLNVKDQMADQSVANVITGSPEAYRLYREGMDLFGLGMNDEAIAKFEAAAGVDSAFALAYMRIAMVHVFEGRLQKGMQYLARADAFKESLPVRERSLLDIYTDLWLEQELDAAFVKLRAYVENYPSDKEARVLFGLATWVFNQDTAAARAQYDTVLRADPVNLRALAWTGDLLRQSGQLDSAVYYYRKVKAYHPDSPEGYTNLGALYREQGDIPGAAQEYLLMSEAFPRLAAPWMNLSTLAIRQRDFEGAGRFLDEYRGRTGKDPYGLYEYEMQLSGLEQWRGQFRSARDHMRAALDYARQTKDSNYVRSAYNTLFSFYRRLHMDDSALWCARQTEPWSTGIARLNVAMNYAEAAPADCGRARAFLEEGTAAFKQRVPSGLWPVAEAVGEAFDGYCAGDTAAVIAALLKLSSAQQPGQGEGNRREAGVLQVLTGHYREGRDILVRSLSGKDEVASGATYPYFLYLVGVAEQELGDTKSAIARFEEMLRYWGKPDIETKEIADARRRLAALRS; encoded by the coding sequence ATGCTGCAGCCCGGACAGGAATTTGCCCATTTCCGGATCATGCGGGAACTCGGCGCCGGCGGCATGGGAGCCGTGTACCTGGCCGAGGATCTCAAACTGCACCGCGAGGTGGCGCTCAAGATCATTCTGGCGGAGTACTTCAATGACGCCGAGCGGCTCGGGCGTTTCCAGCGGGAGGCGAAGATGGCCGCCCGCATCGCCCACCCCAACGTTATGGGCATCTACGACATCGGGAGCGCGCCCGACCCCGACACCGGCCGGGACCTCGAGTACATCGTCATGGAGCGCGTGAAAGGCATTCCCCTGGGCGAGTATTTCCAGAGCGCCAAGCCCGACATGGGCGGCGTGATCCGGGTCGCCTCGCGCATCGCCGCCGGACTGGCCGCCGCCCACAAGCTGAACATCGCCCACCGCGACATCAAGGCCTCGAACATCCTGGTCGACGACGAGGGGAACCCCAAGATCCTCGACTTTGGCCTTGCCAAGCCGGTCGACCCCGTCCAGTTCGACGAGGGCGACCGCACCGACACCGTGTCGCAGGAACTGACGCGCGCCGGCAAGATTGTCGGCACCGTCTCCTACATGTCGCCCGAGCAGGCCCGCGGCGACGCCGTCGACATCCGCACCGACATCTTCTCCTTCGGCGTCCTGCTCTACCGCATGGCCACGGGCGAATTCCCCTTTGCCGGCCAGTCGCAGGTGACGACGCTGGCGAAAATCCTCGAATCGAAACACGAGCCCCCCCGGCTGAAAAACCAGCAGATTCCGACCGAACTCGAACGGATCATCGACAAGTGCCTGCAGAAAGATCCTAATGACCGGTACCCGTCGGCCGCGGATTTGACGGTCGACCTGCGCAACCTCCGCCGGCAGTTCGATTCCGGCGTGACCGAGTCGATCTCGGGCGAGTACCGGGTGGAGAGGACGGTCCGGGTCGGCGGGAAGCGTCTGGCTGCGATCGCCGCCGGTCTTGTCGTCGTCGGAATTGTCGCGGTGATCGTCTGGCGCTCCGGCGGGGAGCGGCCGGGGGGAGCCGGCCCCGGCGGAATCTCGCCCTCGGTGACGACCCCCGGCGGCAACGCGGTCGCGGTCTTCGATTTCGAGAACAAAACGGGGGACACCTCGCTCAACTGGCTCCAGACGGGCCTGCCGGAGATCCTCATGACCGACCTGGCGCAGACCGGGTCGATCACGGTCATCAGCCGGGAGCGCGTGCTCGACCACTTGCGCACCGGGTCGGACCTGCCGGATGCCGACGAGATTTCGGACGACGTGCGGGCCGAAATCGAGCAGGCCCGGGACGAGATTCGCGAGGCGGTCAAAAGCGGGTCGCTCGACGGCGTGCCGGCGGTCAAGGATGCGCTGGAACTGGCGCGGGTGAGCGTGGCCGGACTGATGCGCCCGCACACCTACGCCGAGATGGCCCAGGCGGCCGGGGCGCTCGGCGCCTCCACGGTCCTCTCCGGGTCCTTCTTCAAGCTCGGCGAGCGTATCCGCATCGACGCGCGGCTCGAAGACATCGGCAGCGGGAAGATCGTGCTGGCGGAGAAGGTGATGGGGAACGATCCCTTCGCCCTCGTCGACAGCCTCACCGGCAAGATCGTCGCCTCGCTCAATGTCAAGGACCAGATGGCCGACCAGTCGGTGGCTAACGTCATCACCGGGTCGCCCGAGGCATACAGGCTCTACCGGGAGGGCATGGACCTCTTCGGGCTGGGGATGAACGACGAGGCGATCGCGAAGTTCGAGGCGGCCGCGGGCGTCGACTCGGCCTTCGCGCTGGCCTACATGCGGATCGCCATGGTCCATGTCTTCGAGGGACGGCTGCAGAAGGGGATGCAGTATCTGGCCCGGGCCGATGCGTTCAAGGAGAGTCTGCCGGTGCGCGAGCGGTCGCTGCTGGATATCTACACCGACCTGTGGCTCGAGCAGGAACTCGACGCCGCCTTTGTCAAGCTCCGCGCCTATGTCGAAAACTATCCGTCGGACAAAGAAGCCCGCGTCCTGTTCGGACTGGCCACCTGGGTGTTTAACCAGGACACCGCGGCCGCCCGCGCCCAGTACGACACCGTCCTTCGGGCCGACCCGGTCAACCTGCGGGCGCTCGCCTGGACGGGCGATCTCCTGCGCCAGTCGGGGCAGCTCGATTCGGCCGTTTACTACTACCGCAAGGTCAAGGCGTACCACCCCGATTCGCCCGAGGGGTACACGAACCTCGGCGCGCTCTATCGCGAGCAGGGGGACATCCCGGGCGCGGCCCAGGAATACCTTCTGATGTCGGAGGCGTTTCCGCGCCTGGCCGCGCCGTGGATGAATCTCAGCACGCTGGCCATCCGCCAGCGCGACTTCGAAGGCGCCGGGCGCTTCCTTGACGAGTACCGCGGGCGGACCGGGAAAGATCCCTACGGCCTCTACGAGTACGAGATGCAGTTGTCGGGCCTGGAGCAGTGGCGGGGGCAGTTCCGGTCGGCCCGCGACCATATGCGCGCGGCGCTGGACTACGCCCGGCAGACGAAAGACAGCAACTACGTGCGCAGCGCCTACAATACTCTCTTCTCATTCTACCGGCGTCTCCATATGGACGACAGCGCCCTGTGGTGCGCCCGGCAGACCGAGCCGTGGTCGACGGGCATCGCCCGCCTGAATGTCGCCATGAATTACGCCGAGGCCGCCCCGGCCGACTGCGGCCGCGCCCGCGCGTTCCTGGAGGAAGGCACCGCGGCTTTCAAGCAGCGCGTCCCGTCCGGCTTGTGGCCGGTGGCCGAGGCCGTGGGCGAGGCATTCGACGGCTACTGCGCGGGCGACACGGCCGCCGTCATCGCCGCGCTGCTGAAGCTCAGCAGTGCGCAGCAGCCGGGGCAGGGGGAGGGCAACCGCCGCGAGGCCGGCGTGCTCCAGGTGCTCACGGGACACTACCGGGAAGGGCGCGACATCCTTGTCCGGTCGCTCTCCGGCAAGGATGAGGTCGCCTCCGGAGCGACCTATCCGTATTTTCTTTACCTCGTCGGGGTGGCGGAGCAGGAACTGGGCGACACCAAGTCGGCCATCGCCCGTTTCGAGGAGATGCTGCGCTACTGGGGCAAGCCGGACATCGAGACCAAGGAGATCGCCGACGCGAGGCGGCGCCTGGCGGCGCTGCGCAGCTAG
- a CDS encoding insulinase family protein, translated as MKKWTTLLCLWWLAALALPAAAQDVESITFPPLNPLEIPKVEKIQLDNGLRLYLLTDKSLPLFNVNVRLAAGSYLEPGDQAGLAEITGTVMRTGGTRTWTGDQIDELLEGIGGMVETNFGDVEGGAFVNVLSDYADTGLLVLAEVLRYPRFDQDKIDLAMVQARTNIARRNDEVSEIALREFRKLIYGAESPYARTMEYATLDKVTRDDLVAFHDRYVRPENIQMAIYGDFDKNKVLARVKKLFGDWKKGTAAVPPPPVVDYQWRKQVYYAEKKGAKQSYIRMGHLGGMLKDPDYADKIVMNSILGLGFGSRLTDEVRTRLGLAYSAGGRYVSNAAYPGYFFALASTDPGNTVKACRAMIEQIRSMQTVPPTDMEMKKGKDGYLNSFVFNFDSRREVIGRIMSYDFYGLPEDFLQREKTRVEQTTKDDVVAAAKRSLHPDSMVILVVGDKEKFDLPLDSLGWGPIEAVDISIPAPQQADQEELVVNDANIAKGMEILGKAIAAHGGTEAFAGVTSVVSTRSIKLVMGGQELPATVNSWEVIPDKEKSEISIMGQKIISLRVGQQGWRTDQTGQMVPLSADEVAEGEKERLRETIRVFQAYGNPYYKAVYNGRGELGGTPVEWVAILDASGEQLARFGFDAGSHTLAAKMYFDQTMMGEGMVTEKYSNLQPKGKITLPTVTVTELNGQKIMEENISVFDVNTAIAAEVFAPPQ; from the coding sequence ATGAAGAAATGGACGACCCTCCTGTGCCTGTGGTGGCTGGCGGCGCTCGCGTTGCCGGCGGCCGCCCAGGACGTCGAGAGCATCACCTTCCCGCCGCTCAATCCGCTGGAGATTCCGAAAGTCGAGAAGATCCAGCTCGACAACGGCCTGCGGCTCTACCTGCTGACGGACAAGTCGCTGCCGCTGTTCAACGTCAACGTACGCCTCGCCGCCGGCTCCTACCTCGAGCCAGGCGATCAGGCCGGACTGGCCGAAATCACCGGCACCGTCATGCGGACGGGCGGCACGCGCACCTGGACCGGCGATCAGATTGACGAGCTGCTCGAGGGAATCGGCGGCATGGTCGAGACCAATTTCGGGGACGTCGAGGGCGGCGCGTTCGTCAACGTGCTGAGCGACTACGCCGACACCGGCCTCCTTGTGCTGGCCGAAGTTCTCCGCTACCCCCGGTTCGACCAGGACAAGATCGACCTGGCCATGGTGCAGGCGCGAACCAACATCGCGCGCCGCAACGACGAGGTTTCCGAGATCGCGCTCCGCGAGTTCCGCAAGCTGATCTACGGGGCCGAGTCGCCCTACGCCCGCACTATGGAGTACGCCACGCTCGACAAGGTCACGCGCGACGACCTGGTCGCTTTCCACGACCGCTATGTGCGTCCCGAGAACATCCAGATGGCGATCTACGGCGACTTCGACAAGAACAAGGTCCTCGCCCGGGTCAAGAAGCTGTTCGGCGATTGGAAGAAAGGGACCGCGGCAGTGCCGCCGCCCCCGGTGGTCGACTACCAGTGGCGCAAACAGGTGTACTACGCCGAAAAGAAAGGCGCCAAGCAGTCGTACATCCGCATGGGACATCTCGGCGGCATGCTGAAAGACCCCGACTATGCCGACAAGATCGTGATGAATTCGATCCTCGGGCTGGGATTCGGAAGCCGGCTCACCGATGAAGTCCGGACCCGCCTGGGTCTGGCCTACTCGGCCGGCGGGCGCTACGTGTCGAACGCCGCCTATCCCGGGTACTTCTTCGCGCTGGCCTCGACCGATCCGGGGAACACCGTCAAAGCCTGCCGGGCCATGATCGAGCAGATCCGCTCGATGCAGACGGTGCCGCCGACCGACATGGAAATGAAGAAGGGCAAGGACGGATACCTGAACTCGTTCGTGTTCAACTTCGATTCCCGCCGCGAGGTGATCGGCCGGATCATGAGCTACGACTTCTACGGCCTGCCCGAGGACTTCCTCCAGCGCGAGAAAACCCGCGTGGAGCAGACCACCAAGGACGATGTCGTGGCGGCCGCGAAACGCAGTCTCCACCCGGACTCCATGGTCATCCTGGTCGTCGGCGACAAGGAGAAGTTCGACCTGCCGCTCGATTCGCTCGGCTGGGGTCCGATCGAGGCGGTCGACATATCGATTCCGGCGCCGCAGCAGGCCGACCAGGAGGAACTGGTCGTCAACGATGCGAACATCGCCAAGGGGATGGAGATCCTGGGCAAGGCCATTGCGGCCCACGGCGGGACGGAGGCCTTCGCCGGCGTCACCAGTGTCGTCAGCACCCGCTCCATCAAGCTCGTGATGGGCGGCCAGGAGCTCCCCGCGACAGTCAACAGCTGGGAAGTCATCCCCGACAAGGAGAAATCCGAAATCAGCATCATGGGTCAGAAGATCATCAGCCTTCGGGTCGGCCAGCAGGGCTGGAGGACCGATCAAACCGGCCAGATGGTGCCCCTGTCGGCGGATGAAGTGGCCGAAGGCGAGAAAGAGCGCCTCCGCGAGACTATCCGCGTCTTCCAGGCCTATGGCAATCCGTACTACAAGGCGGTCTACAACGGCCGAGGAGAGCTCGGCGGAACCCCGGTCGAATGGGTCGCCATCCTCGACGCCTCCGGCGAGCAGCTCGCCCGCTTCGGCTTTGACGCCGGCAGTCATACACTGGCCGCCAAGATGTACTTCGATCAGACCATGATGGGCGAGGGTATGGTCACCGAGAAGTACTCCAACCTGCAGCCGAAAGGCAAGATCACTCTTCCGACGGTTACGGTGACCGAACTGAACGGCCAGAAGATCATGGAAGAGAATATCAGCGTGTTCGACGTCAACACCGCGATAGCGGCCGAGGTCTTCGCGCCGCCGCAGTGA
- a CDS encoding S8 family serine peptidase, with protein MNKRIALVAACCLSLVLWWSGAASGAADASLKRPVPVKSALKSLRAGDGAGRVVFKLAEAPDRPAVAGGRFVQSGAQWDRLNAIVAGPAKAARELAPHIPLDPAVLDRMRQEASARVGWAMPDLTRYYELRFPASATAAEKLAAVNDLNALDLVEIAFFQPDPEPASGRSLSPAMLSIAEVQATPNWENNQYYLKAAPIGVNAYYAWNYPGGKGETVRVIDIEGNWIETHEDLHGGTDNFHIAGTRINDAGWWNHGTAVLGEIAADSNSFGMTGIAFNVDLGTVSIGSMSTAAAITTAVANSEAGDVFLIELHAPGPHYDFEPRDDQAGYVPMEYWQDVFDAILQASALGRIVVEAGGNGNENLDDVGIYGQTFDPAYRFSGAIMVGATSAGHVPASFTNYGQRVDVHAFGTWDVYTLGYGSLYGTGINDSYTGSFSGTSSASPIITGSAAVLQGINKATHGTTLYHNEIRSLMQTYGTPQAAHYKHVGPLPDLQGATDQVIGVSFSADTTIGWAPFDVAFTGSSGLEVTSWTWDFGDGDSAFVQDPVHTYEAGGQYTVRLEIMADGQPRVAQRVDYVAVLADTMVAPAAQGGRGDTVIVPIYARNNVPLTRIDIPVEYPGDILISSATFNTVGCRTSYFQVQDLWYSFPGGRRMAVRLQSSVTGTAPPLEPGAGPIVNLVFVISPEAEFPQSADVKLTGYGTYLPAFSGPLATYTPVLQAGTLDLCPPRGDLDGSPGISVADITYLVGYLFRSGPPPAHLETADVNCDGSVKVSDLTYLINYLFRSGPDPCAC; from the coding sequence GTGAACAAGCGTATTGCCCTTGTGGCAGCGTGCTGCCTCAGTCTCGTTTTGTGGTGGAGCGGTGCGGCCAGCGGCGCCGCCGATGCCTCGCTCAAGCGCCCGGTTCCGGTCAAAAGCGCGCTCAAATCTCTTCGCGCCGGCGATGGCGCCGGCCGGGTGGTGTTCAAACTTGCGGAGGCGCCCGATCGGCCCGCGGTCGCGGGCGGACGCTTCGTTCAGTCCGGGGCGCAGTGGGACCGGCTGAACGCAATCGTGGCCGGCCCGGCGAAAGCGGCCCGCGAGCTGGCGCCGCATATTCCGCTGGACCCGGCCGTGCTCGACCGGATGCGGCAGGAGGCCTCGGCCCGCGTCGGCTGGGCGATGCCCGACCTCACCCGGTACTACGAACTGCGGTTCCCCGCCTCGGCCACGGCGGCCGAGAAACTGGCGGCGGTCAACGACCTCAACGCCCTTGACCTCGTGGAAATCGCCTTCTTTCAGCCCGACCCCGAACCGGCCTCCGGGAGATCCCTCTCCCCGGCCATGCTGTCGATCGCCGAAGTGCAGGCGACCCCGAACTGGGAGAACAACCAGTACTACCTGAAAGCCGCCCCGATCGGCGTGAACGCGTACTACGCCTGGAACTACCCCGGCGGCAAGGGGGAAACGGTCAGAGTGATTGACATCGAGGGGAACTGGATCGAGACGCACGAGGATCTCCACGGCGGCACGGACAATTTCCACATCGCCGGCACCCGGATCAACGACGCCGGCTGGTGGAATCACGGCACGGCGGTGCTCGGCGAGATTGCCGCCGACTCCAATTCCTTCGGCATGACCGGCATCGCGTTCAACGTCGATCTCGGGACCGTCTCGATCGGCTCGATGTCGACGGCGGCGGCGATTACGACGGCGGTGGCAAATTCCGAAGCCGGCGACGTCTTCCTCATCGAATTGCACGCGCCCGGTCCGCACTACGATTTCGAACCCCGCGATGACCAGGCGGGGTATGTCCCCATGGAGTACTGGCAGGACGTCTTCGATGCCATCCTCCAGGCCTCGGCCCTCGGCCGGATCGTCGTCGAAGCCGGCGGCAACGGCAACGAAAACCTGGACGACGTCGGCATCTACGGCCAGACGTTCGACCCCGCCTACCGCTTCTCGGGTGCGATCATGGTCGGCGCCACCAGCGCCGGCCACGTGCCCGCGTCGTTCACGAACTACGGCCAGCGGGTCGACGTGCATGCGTTCGGCACCTGGGATGTGTACACCCTCGGCTACGGGTCGCTCTACGGCACCGGCATCAATGATTCGTACACCGGTTCCTTCTCCGGGACATCGTCGGCCTCGCCGATCATCACCGGGTCGGCGGCCGTGCTCCAGGGGATCAACAAGGCGACCCACGGCACCACATTATACCACAACGAAATCCGCAGCCTGATGCAAACGTACGGCACACCCCAGGCGGCCCACTACAAACATGTCGGCCCGCTCCCCGACCTCCAGGGCGCGACCGACCAGGTGATCGGGGTCTCGTTTAGCGCCGATACGACGATCGGTTGGGCGCCGTTCGACGTGGCGTTCACCGGCAGTTCCGGACTTGAAGTGACCAGTTGGACTTGGGATTTCGGCGACGGTGATTCGGCGTTCGTTCAGGACCCGGTCCACACCTACGAGGCCGGGGGGCAGTACACGGTTCGCCTGGAAATCATGGCGGACGGGCAGCCGCGGGTCGCCCAGCGGGTCGACTACGTGGCGGTTCTGGCTGACACGATGGTCGCCCCGGCCGCCCAAGGCGGGCGCGGGGACACGGTCATCGTGCCGATCTACGCCCGCAACAACGTCCCCTTGACCCGCATTGACATTCCCGTCGAGTACCCCGGCGACATCCTGATTTCGAGTGCGACTTTCAACACGGTCGGCTGTCGGACCTCATATTTCCAGGTTCAGGACCTGTGGTACAGCTTTCCGGGGGGCCGGCGCATGGCGGTGCGGCTCCAGAGCTCGGTGACCGGGACCGCCCCGCCGCTCGAACCCGGGGCCGGACCGATTGTGAACCTGGTCTTCGTCATCTCACCGGAAGCCGAATTCCCGCAGTCAGCCGACGTGAAGCTGACCGGCTACGGTACTTATCTGCCGGCATTCAGCGGGCCGCTGGCCACGTATACGCCGGTTCTGCAGGCGGGAACGCTCGACCTATGCCCGCCGCGAGGGGATCTGGACGGGAGCCCGGGAATCAGCGTGGCCGACATCACCTACCTGGTGGGGTACCTCTTCCGGTCCGGTCCGCCGCCGGCGCATCTGGAGACGGCGGACGTCAACTGCGACGGATCGGTCAAGGTGTCGGATCTGACCTACCTGATCAACTACCTGTTCCGCAGCGGGCCCGACCCGTGCGCTTGCTGA
- a CDS encoding SpoIIE family protein phosphatase: MAKLIGTDGLKVYAFDLPPGSYVVGRNADCGICIPDRTVSRRHAELEVEAAGANIWVADLGSHNGTSVNGLRISARTAVKPGDMIIFGQVEFRLTDDPDAGVRSNLTRLSAVEPERSVYLDISEALKPLPARVTDRPEVVPTIFEMAKLLVLPEPEQVLLERSLGLIARLIPADRLAVLVRGEGDELYTAATLLPEGKDMGEFRLSSTIVREILTDKQSIVVGNPMEDPRFAQQQSIILSEMKSAMAVPLFDEGNVHGILYVDTTNPLHRYSDEYLRLLATFGNILGARMLSYTLQRERQEKHVMEAELARAASIQKNLLVQAYPTPGGYDLHAFQEQSRAVGGDLYDIAALPDEHVLFLVADVSGKGMGAALLMSNILASFRILYDQADFDLCRMVRLVSTQMYRYSAPENFATLFVGVIDAATHEIRFVNAGHNPPIVVRADGRHEHLPASGIMIGAMPFDAWSEERVTLQPGESLVVFTDGVTEAERADGSLFGEDRLEAVLTGARGQAPAHLCETIMKEIRRFVENAPQSDDITMLVVQRKA; the protein is encoded by the coding sequence ATGGCCAAGTTGATTGGGACCGACGGACTGAAAGTCTACGCGTTCGATCTGCCGCCGGGCAGTTACGTGGTGGGCCGAAACGCCGACTGCGGAATCTGTATCCCCGATCGGACGGTCTCCCGCCGCCACGCCGAGCTCGAGGTGGAAGCGGCCGGGGCGAACATCTGGGTCGCCGACCTGGGCAGCCACAACGGGACGAGCGTCAACGGCCTGCGGATCTCGGCCCGCACGGCGGTCAAGCCGGGCGACATGATCATCTTCGGCCAGGTGGAATTCCGGCTGACCGACGACCCGGATGCCGGCGTCCGCTCCAATCTCACGAGGCTGTCCGCAGTGGAACCGGAGCGCTCCGTCTATCTCGATATCAGCGAGGCCCTCAAGCCGCTCCCGGCGCGGGTGACCGACCGACCCGAGGTGGTCCCGACGATTTTTGAGATGGCCAAACTGCTCGTTCTGCCCGAGCCGGAGCAGGTGCTCCTGGAGCGCTCGCTCGGGCTGATCGCCCGGCTCATCCCGGCCGACCGGCTGGCGGTGCTCGTCCGCGGGGAAGGCGACGAGCTGTACACGGCGGCCACGCTCCTGCCGGAGGGGAAGGACATGGGGGAGTTCCGCCTCTCCAGCACGATTGTGCGGGAGATCCTGACCGACAAGCAGTCGATCGTGGTGGGCAACCCGATGGAGGACCCGCGATTCGCGCAGCAGCAGTCGATCATCCTGTCGGAGATGAAGTCGGCCATGGCGGTGCCGCTCTTCGACGAGGGGAACGTCCACGGAATCCTCTACGTCGACACGACCAACCCGCTCCACCGTTACAGCGACGAGTACCTCCGCCTGCTAGCGACGTTCGGGAACATCCTCGGGGCGCGCATGCTCAGTTACACGCTCCAGCGCGAGCGGCAGGAGAAGCACGTGATGGAAGCGGAACTGGCGCGGGCGGCCTCGATTCAGAAAAACCTGCTGGTGCAGGCGTATCCCACGCCCGGTGGGTACGACCTCCATGCCTTTCAGGAGCAGAGCCGGGCGGTCGGGGGGGATCTCTACGACATCGCTGCGCTGCCGGACGAACACGTGTTGTTTCTGGTGGCCGACGTGAGCGGGAAGGGCATGGGGGCGGCGCTGCTCATGTCCAACATCCTTGCCTCGTTCCGCATCCTCTACGACCAGGCGGATTTTGACCTGTGCCGCATGGTGCGGCTGGTATCCACCCAGATGTACCGCTACAGCGCCCCGGAGAATTTCGCGACCCTCTTCGTCGGGGTCATCGATGCAGCGACGCACGAGATCCGGTTTGTCAACGCCGGCCACAACCCCCCGATCGTCGTGCGGGCCGACGGACGCCACGAACACCTGCCGGCTTCCGGAATCATGATCGGAGCCATGCCCTTCGATGCCTGGTCGGAGGAGCGCGTCACGCTGCAGCCGGGGGAATCGCTCGTCGTCTTCACCGACGGTGTCACCGAGGCCGAGCGGGCGGACGGATCGCTCTTCGGGGAGGACCGGCTCGAGGCGGTGTTGACCGGGGCGCGGGGGCAGGCCCCGGCCCACCTGTGTGAAACGATAATGAAGGAGATCCGGCGGTTCGTCGAGAACGCTCCGCAGTCGGATGACATCACGATGCTTGTTGTGCAAAGGAAGGCATGA
- a CDS encoding MFS transporter: protein MIARSARYLRQFDLNLWILSFGWFNSSMGFSISLPFISIYFYSEFGMSMTEIGVFFGALAFVRSFFQAVGGEASDRIQRRWLLVYSQYARAVSFLAMAASIHFHLGFWATAAALAVNSILGAIFQPAANATVADILPKAQHLDGYAITRSAGNLGWAAGPAIGGFLAGWSYAALFAVSALMALLSGLVFHLLLRVPEATRAVDRFRLRDILTIRDDHHLLRHAALLFLLYLVVAQLTVPFSVYSVEMAGISKVQLGTLYTINGLLVVALQIPVTRLLSRFTLTAQIAMGSFFYAVGYGSVGILVGYHYFALAMVVVTIGEVIMSPPTLTLTSRLAPEGRMGRYMGVHGFVVASGWSFGPLYGGVILDHFPHTWSVAWMMIASLALVSGAGYLWFRRCLPEAVNKARYAPPVTE, encoded by the coding sequence ATGATTGCCCGAAGCGCCCGCTACCTCCGCCAGTTCGATCTGAATCTCTGGATCCTGTCTTTCGGGTGGTTCAACAGCTCGATGGGATTTTCCATCAGCCTGCCGTTCATCTCGATCTACTTCTATTCCGAGTTCGGCATGTCGATGACCGAGATCGGCGTCTTTTTCGGCGCTTTGGCTTTTGTCCGGTCGTTCTTCCAGGCGGTCGGGGGCGAGGCCTCGGACCGGATCCAGCGCCGGTGGCTGCTGGTGTACTCACAGTATGCCCGTGCGGTGTCGTTCTTGGCGATGGCGGCCTCGATTCATTTCCACCTCGGGTTCTGGGCGACGGCTGCGGCCCTCGCCGTCAACTCGATCCTCGGCGCCATATTCCAGCCCGCCGCCAACGCCACGGTCGCCGACATTCTGCCCAAGGCGCAGCACCTCGACGGTTACGCGATCACGCGGTCGGCGGGCAACCTCGGCTGGGCGGCGGGGCCGGCGATCGGGGGATTCCTCGCGGGCTGGTCGTACGCGGCGCTTTTTGCCGTCTCGGCCCTCATGGCGCTCCTGTCCGGGCTGGTGTTCCACCTGCTCCTGCGCGTGCCCGAGGCGACCCGGGCGGTCGACCGCTTCCGCCTCCGCGACATCCTGACCATCCGGGATGACCACCACCTCCTTCGCCACGCCGCCCTCCTGTTCCTGCTCTACCTCGTGGTGGCCCAGCTCACCGTGCCGTTCTCCGTCTACAGCGTGGAGATGGCCGGCATCAGCAAGGTCCAGCTGGGCACGCTGTACACGATCAACGGGCTGCTGGTCGTGGCGCTGCAGATCCCGGTCACGCGGCTGCTCAGCCGCTTCACGCTGACGGCGCAGATCGCGATGGGATCGTTCTTCTACGCGGTCGGGTATGGCTCGGTCGGGATACTGGTGGGATATCACTATTTCGCCCTGGCCATGGTGGTGGTGACGATCGGCGAGGTGATCATGTCGCCGCCGACGCTCACGCTGACCTCGCGCCTGGCGCCGGAGGGGCGCATGGGCCGCTACATGGGCGTGCACGGGTTTGTCGTCGCTTCGGGATGGTCCTTCGGGCCGCTCTACGGCGGCGTGATTCTCGACCATTTCCCCCACACCTGGTCGGTCGCCTGGATGATGATCGCGTCGCTGGCGCTCGTCTCGGGAGCCGGCTACCTGTGGTTCCGGCGCTGTCTCCCCGAGGCGGTGAACAAGGCGCGCTACGCGCCGCCGGTCACCGAATGA